The Halostella litorea region ACGAGGCGGACGCCGATGGTGGACGGCGAGACGTTGTTGCGAGCGCTCATACCCGGCGTTTCGCGCGGCGCGCCCAAAAGCGGCCCGCTCTCGCGGTCCCGGCCGCAGCGCGGTCCGCCGTCGGCCCGCCGCCACGCCGGCGACCGCCCCGGCCAAATCCGCGGGGACCGCCAGCGGTAAGTGCGTGATCTGACTCTCTCCCCGTATGGACGGTCGGGCGGCGGCTCCGGCGGCCGGGACGGTGCTGAACGCGCTCGCCTGCGGCACGGGCGCGGCGTTCGCCATCGACGAGGACACCACCGCGACGGTGCGCCTCGACGCGGACGCCGACGGCGTGCGCGGCGAGATAGCCGACGCGCCGGACGCCGACACCCGCTTGATCGAGCGCTGCGTCGAACTGGTGACCGCCGAGTTCGGCGACGGCGAGGGCGGCACCGTCCGGACCGAGAGCGACGTGCCGATGGCCTCGGGGCTGAAAAGCTCCAGCGCCGCCGCCAACGCGACGGTGCTGGCGACGCTGGACGCGCTCGGGGTCAACGATGTCGACCGCGAGGCCGCCTGCCGGGTCGGCGTGACGGCCGCCCGCGACGTGGGCGTCACCGTCACCGGCGCGTTCGACGACGCCAGCGCGAGCATGCTCGGCGGCGTCACCGTCACCGACAACGAGTCCGACGAACTGCTCGCCCGCGAGGAAGTCGACTGGAACGTGCTGGTCTGGACCCCGCCCGAGCAGTCCTTCTCGGCGGACGCGGACGCCGCGCGGTGCCGCCGGATCGCCCCAGTCGCCGAACTCGTCGCGGAACTGGCCCTTGACGGGCGCTACGGCGAGGCGATGACCGTCAACGGCTTCGCGTTCTGCGCGGCGCTCGACGCCCCGACGGAGCCCAT contains the following coding sequences:
- a CDS encoding shikimate kinase; protein product: MDGRAAAPAAGTVLNALACGTGAAFAIDEDTTATVRLDADADGVRGEIADAPDADTRLIERCVELVTAEFGDGEGGTVRTESDVPMASGLKSSSAAANATVLATLDALGVNDVDREAACRVGVTAARDVGVTVTGAFDDASASMLGGVTVTDNESDELLAREEVDWNVLVWTPPEQSFSADADAARCRRIAPVAELVAELALDGRYGEAMTVNGFAFCAALDAPTEPMLEALPDVTGVSLSGTGPSFTAVGERDQLEELRDQWETRPGTTWLTTTRTDGGRTR